The following proteins are encoded in a genomic region of Thermococcus henrietii:
- a CDS encoding class I SAM-dependent methyltransferase: METFYSKALDAFRESGGTEEELMWLVGSRLALFPAHREEIRLRLKTMEEIVKRAKGRILDVGSGSGLLALALSERGTVIGIERAPDFFPFLGRLENERLRFINADFFRDDVGRDFDVVVFSYILHDIEPGPFLKRALELLKPDGRIIVGDFDINGIREKVKGLAGHYGLEAGEELTLGRAFSHGRECDAFLLVLGRVRK; encoded by the coding sequence ATGGAGACGTTTTATTCCAAGGCTCTTGATGCCTTCAGGGAGTCTGGCGGAACCGAGGAAGAGCTGATGTGGCTGGTCGGCTCGAGGCTGGCGCTATTTCCGGCCCACAGGGAGGAAATAAGGCTGAGGCTGAAGACCATGGAAGAAATCGTGAAGCGGGCGAAAGGAAGAATTCTCGACGTCGGTTCCGGCTCCGGGTTGCTTGCCCTCGCGCTCTCCGAGAGGGGAACCGTTATCGGGATTGAGAGAGCCCCGGACTTCTTTCCCTTCCTCGGGCGGCTTGAGAACGAACGGCTGAGGTTCATCAACGCGGATTTTTTCAGAGATGACGTCGGCAGGGACTTTGACGTCGTCGTTTTCTCCTACATCCTCCACGATATCGAACCGGGGCCGTTCCTCAAGAGAGCCCTTGAACTGTTGAAGCCAGACGGCAGAATCATCGTGGGCGATTTCGACATCAACGGCATTAGGGAAAAGGTTAAGGGACTTGCCGGGCACTACGGGCTGGAGGCTGGGGAGGAGCTGACACTTGGACGGGCGTTTAGCCACGGCAGGGAGTGTGACGCCTTCTTGCTCGTTCTCGGGAGGGTGAGAAAATGA
- a CDS encoding TldD/PmbA family protein: MEREVYRLRGERTGVSLEGSLKPFARVREFTAVRLIENGKVGSALAEGKDEGEALRLARETLRFSKEEDYHLPAGCRARWDRTFEVDVEDLACELSALAGELEKRGFSLSGTVELITRRFSVESTAGADVEGSYSFMMAELEIGGKAPFQVYAGSSKRMELEELLNPYLNLVEGLGAVKPPEGRMEAIVAPSPLSDLLLPAALRKFCGSVEVKGGTAAKPGEAIASPLVTLLDDPLNENSLRYVRADDEGVRARKNVLIGNGIVRGLLWDSHSAWKAGRESTGDGIRIEERIIAGSHNLTIVPGNKTLEGLISEIDRGFIALGLRGANAIDRATGDFSVVVTPALVVERGEVVGFSRLGLRGNVWGLLKNATGIGRELTRAWFDEGFSISLPLLRTEVVV; the protein is encoded by the coding sequence ATGGAGCGCGAGGTTTACCGCCTGAGGGGGGAGCGGACCGGCGTTTCCCTCGAGGGGAGCCTCAAGCCCTTCGCCCGCGTTAGGGAGTTCACAGCGGTGAGGCTCATCGAGAACGGGAAGGTGGGTTCGGCGCTCGCCGAAGGTAAAGATGAGGGGGAGGCTTTGAGGCTCGCCCGCGAGACGCTCCGCTTTTCAAAGGAGGAGGACTACCACCTCCCGGCCGGTTGCAGGGCTCGCTGGGACAGGACGTTTGAGGTAGATGTAGAAGACCTCGCCTGCGAGCTCTCCGCGCTGGCCGGTGAACTGGAAAAGCGGGGGTTCTCGCTCTCCGGGACGGTTGAGCTTATAACGAGGCGCTTCTCGGTCGAGAGCACCGCGGGGGCGGACGTTGAAGGTTCATACTCCTTCATGATGGCCGAGCTTGAAATTGGAGGGAAGGCTCCGTTTCAGGTCTATGCGGGCTCTTCCAAACGAATGGAGCTTGAAGAACTCCTCAACCCGTACCTCAACCTCGTCGAAGGTCTCGGGGCCGTCAAGCCTCCAGAGGGGAGAATGGAGGCCATCGTAGCACCGTCGCCCCTCTCAGACCTCCTCCTTCCCGCGGCCCTCCGGAAGTTCTGCGGGAGCGTTGAGGTGAAAGGAGGCACGGCAGCAAAGCCGGGGGAAGCAATCGCCTCGCCGCTCGTCACGCTCCTCGACGACCCGCTCAATGAAAATTCCCTCCGCTACGTGAGGGCGGACGACGAGGGGGTTAGGGCGAGGAAGAACGTCCTGATTGGGAATGGCATCGTCAGGGGTCTGCTCTGGGACAGCCACAGCGCATGGAAGGCTGGTAGGGAGAGCACTGGGGACGGGATAAGAATCGAGGAGAGAATCATCGCCGGTTCACATAACTTAACCATTGTACCGGGAAACAAGACACTGGAAGGGCTGATTTCGGAAATTGATAGGGGCTTTATTGCCCTCGGCCTCCGGGGCGCGAACGCCATTGACCGCGCCACCGGCGACTTCTCGGTCGTCGTAACGCCGGCTCTCGTCGTCGAGCGGGGCGAGGTTGTTGGTTTCTCACGCCTTGGGCTCAGGGGGAACGTCTGGGGGCTTCTCAAAAACGCCACGGGCATCGGGAGGGAGCTAACGAGGGCATGGTTCGACGAGGGATTTTCCATATCGCTCCCCCTCCTCCGGACAGAGGTGGTGGTATGA